The Rosa rugosa chromosome 1, drRosRugo1.1, whole genome shotgun sequence genomic sequence TTAATAGATTGTGTTGCTTGATTAGCATACGTCTGGTATTATATTGATTTCACAAAGTTATCTTGGTCATTCTGAGCATGTAGAATAGTGGCAGGTTGAGTTGTATCAACTTTTGAAGCAATAATTTCTTGATTTTTGATCACATTTTTTGCCTGTATACTTGCAGTCTCGGGCTCATCCACGTGAAATAATGACCGAAGTCCTTAAAGCTTTACAAGAATTGCGGGTGTGTTGGAAGAAGATAGGACACTACAACATGAAGTGTAGGTGGGTTCCTGGCACTCCTGGTCAACATGAAGGCATGGTTGACAATCCTGTAAACAATAACCATTATTTTGGGGACGAATCCAGCATCATAGAAAATGATGGCGTTATGAAGACACCCAATGTTGTCAAGTTTGAAGTGCAGGTAAAATTTTAAGATTGATGGCTCCTTAATGTCGTATGTTATCCTCATAGGTCGGTATGTACCCTGTTGTCTTTGGCTTTAAGAAATACACTGCTCTTGATTGCTGCAAGAATGGTAAACCGATAAGCAATTTTTTGATGGATGGGAATATATATTTATTCCATCCTTTTTTTTAAACGATCTATCAAAATAACTTAACCGTGATTTATTGGTTAAAAAGAAAAACCCTGATTTGATATGTCATCTGTACTGGAGTAATTACTATTTGTCCTATTGAAAAGAGTTGCCTTTCAATGATGTTTGAGTAGCACAGTGTGTACTGTTCAATTATATATTTTTCCAACATACTGTGCTGATATATATTGCTGCTCTTTTGGGACTCTAACAGCTTTTTAAAACTCGGGAGGAGAAGTATCTGCTTGATCTGCAGAGGGTCCAGGGTCCGCAGTTTCTCTTCCTGGATCTCTGTGCCGCTTTCCTTGCACAGCTTCGTGTTCTTTAATGCTAGAGGACTAGTCCCAGAACAACTCCTTTGTGAATCTGTCTCGATGCTTGTGAAAAAGTAAACTCGCAGTTTGTACATAAACTCACCCTTCAGTTTGGGTCGCTTGACTTTTTTCCGTGTTGATCCCAGTTTTATATGGGTAATAGTTCTGTTTGTGCCAATCTTTAACACTGGTATTGGCCAAGTCATTTCTATTTTGGGTTTTTGAAGTGGTCTGTCCTTGTGGGGTTTCCTCCTATACAAACACAAATTAGTACGAAAGAACTAACCTCTCTTCGGAGGGTGCCTTAATGCAAATTATCTTGCCTGTTCTGTGTAATTAAAGCTTCCATGCACTAGTCTTCTCTCTAGAGTGCTATCCTCTATGCTTTCTTGAATCCAGGATGTTGTCTCGACTCATTTACGTTCATGGATGCCTTGGGATTCGTGATGGGCAGTGCTCATAGGACACATATTTGCATTGTAATGTATTAACTCTTCTCCAAGAGCTTTACTTTCAGTTTTTACTCTatcagaaaaaggaaaagaattttCGAGTGCCAAAATTTTAGACAATATGCAGGGAATTTGGCCATAACATAATCTTGTAGAAAGGATAATACTGCCACctatttgaagaagaaaaaggaagggTTTCGTTTTAGGATTAGGATATTATCATATATTTGATTCAGTGTAACACTAATTATTTCATCAAGTCAATTTAGTTGACCACTAATTTAGTTTCTTAATTGTATAACATAAAAAAAGGTATATACTCACCAAAATAAAGGTCTTAAGTTTATCTACAGAGTAGATTCAGGAGAACGTAGACTGATACAGAGTCCTCCACGTTCCTTTTATCTCGTTTCCTTTTAGCTCTATATACACTTGCTCAGTCTGTCTTTTACTTTCTATTCTCAGTCACTCTTCCAAATTCCTCTCTATAGCAACAATGCTATATAAACACAACCAATTCACCATCACGGCTCCAATGGCGTCGTCTAAGATGACTCTGTTCATGTTCATTTTGGCCCTCAGTTTCTCCTTCCTTCAAACCCAAGCTAGAGTATTACTATCCAAACCAGCTCCGGCTGGCTTTCCCTTCCCTCAAACCCAATCTACAGTTGTCCCTGACCCTTCACCTTTCTTTGCCTCAAACCTCCTCCAAACTCCACTCCCCACAAACTCTTTCTTCCAAAACTTTGTACTCAACAATGGCGACGTAGCCGAATATTTCCACCCCTACAGCTTCAGATTCTCCAACTCATCCCTCACTCTATCTTATCCAACCCGTATAGCAACCTCCGCTTCCGTACTCCAGAACTTCACAGCTGACCTTAGCATATCCGCCACACAAAACAACCAGCAAGGACATCAAGTAGTCTCCTCCTTCAGTGACCTCGGCgtcactttggacatcccctcCTCCAATCTCCGCTTCTTCCTTGTCAAGGGAAGCCCCTATCTGACATGCAACGTGTCCAATCCCACCGCGCTTTCCATCTCCACCACTCATGCAATCACCACACTATCTCCAAATACAGACCGCAACAAGTACACAATAAGTCTCAACAACAACCAGACATGGCTTCTGTACTCGTCCTCCCCGATTGGTCTCACCAACAGCAACCCTTCACTGATCACATCTGATTCATTTTCCGGCGTTATAAGGGTTGCATTGTTGCCAGGTTCTGATTTTGAGAAGGTTCTAGACCAGCACAGTTCTTCTTACCCGGTTTCCGGTGAAGCCCTCTTGACAGAGGCGTTTACTTTGGAGTATACATGGGAGAAAGCAGGGAATGGAGACTTGCTTATGCTAGCTCATCCTCTTCATCTCCAGCTTCTTTCTGTTAAGGACAGAAATGTCACTGTTCTTGACCAATTCAAGTACAGAAGCATTGATGGTGACCTTGTTGGCATTGTAGGCGACTCTTGGGTGTTGAAAACACAGCTTATTCCAGTCACTTGGCATTCCATTAATGGTATCAAAGACAATGCATCAATACCAGATATTATTGCCGCTCTTTCGAAAGATGTTCAGGCTATAACTTCGACGCCAATATCAATAACGGCTTCATATTTCTATGGCAAGTTGATTGCCAAGGCGGCGAGGCTGGCTTTGATTGCTGAAGAGGTGGGTTCTAATGATGTGATTCCAACCATTACAAAGTTCTTGGAGGATGCAGTTGAGCCATGGTTGAGTGGTACTTTCGCTGGGAATGGTTTCTTGTATGAAGGTAAATGGGGTGGACTTGTAACGAAAAATGGAGCAGTggataaaaatgcagactttggGTTTGGAATATACAATGATCACCATTACCACATTGGCTACTTTCTTTATGCAATCTCAGTGGTTGCAAAGCTTGACCACGCTTGGGGCTTAAAATACAAGGAGCAAGCTTATTCTCTTGCAGGAGATTTCATGAACTTAAACAGGCAGCCAGATTCAAGTTACCCGCGGTTGAGGAACTTTGATCTCTACAATTTGCATTCATGGGCTGGAGGGTTAACTGAATTTGCAGATGGACGAAATCAAGAGAGCACAAGTGAGGCAGTGAATGCTTACTACTCGGCTGCATTGATGGGGTTAGCCTATGGAGACACTAATCTCACCGCCACCGCATCATTGCTTGCAGCACTTGAAATCCAAGCAGCTCAAAAGTGGTGGCATGTGCACCAAGGAGATAACATGTATGAGGACGTTTTCTCAAGTGCAAATGCGATCACAGGAGTAGTGTGGTCTAATAAAAGAGACACTGGACTTTGGTTTGCTCCTCCAGAGTCTAAAGAAATCAGGCTTGGAATTCAGGTTCTTCCGATTTCGCCTATCACTGAGGTCTTGTTCTCTAATGTCAGCTATGTCAAGGAACTGGTAGAATGGACAGCACCGGCTTTGACTAGGGAGGGAGTTACAGATGCATGGAGAGGGTTTGATTATTCCTTGGAAGGGATATACAACAAACAAGATGCTTTGCAGAAGATTGAAAACTTGGGTGGTTTCGATGATGGGAACTCACTTACCAATCTTCTGTGGTGGATCCACAGCAGAGGTTAGTAAGTAGAGGAATTTGGAATTTGAAGTTAAATGCTTAGATGGCTGGTATTACTTTGCTAGAAATGTTATGTAGGGGTGTTAGgagctttttcttttcttctacttCAATTTGATCACAAGGGTAACACAGAAACAAGGTGTTGTCTTTCTGTGCCTTAAAATTGGAGCTTCACATGATTCATGACTATTATTTCCAATAAAAATGATTGAGTCTTTAATACTGGAAAGATCAAAACATCATTTTAAAACTACTATTTCTGTGTTGATGACCTCTTAAAGTCTCCTGGATGTTTGTGAATCTAAGTAAAAGTGTTTGTATGAATTTAGGCTCACAACAATATTAATTCCTTCGTGATCTGGGTGAAAACTCATGGTattagaaccttttttttttttgtctggaGTAAGTTCGTGTGCAAGTGTGTGTTGTCCTCGACAATTAAAGTCAATTTATATTTTGGGGTTTTCTTCGATACAAAATTTTCTTTCCCAGTTCCGTGTAGTTAGTTGAAGTTATATGCTATTGTCTTCTTGAGGAGACCAGTATTATAGGTGGTGTACCAGTACTACCAGATTGGAACCAATATTTTGCCTGCAGACAATAAGGTGGTCTACCATCCTACCAGATTGCTAATAAAGCACTTTGGGTTTCTTCAATGATTATTTTCCTAAACAATGAGTAAATCACCAAAGTTTGCTATTGCTGTTGTCACTAATCAGCTACTTATGTTTACAAGTTCGATAGTTCCATATACTAAAAGATAAAGAATTTTATTGTTATTGAAACCAAGCTTAATAGATTAATCGAAGAAGCAACTTAAAGAAAATTCAAGTTTTTATAAGTATCATACATGTACATCTTGTAAGAGCATCTCTAGCCGAATCTAGATGTACTCAATAGTAATGTTAGAGATATCCATTAGCTCTAATTGATTAGTTAAAGTTGCTATGGAAAAAGATGAagggttttatttattttcttatctGTTAAATGTATGCATACTGTcgtttgaaaattttcaatgtCGATTGTTATTTATATAACTACTAACTAGCATCTATTTGATACGTGAAATGATTTGTGAGTAGTTTGGAAAAATTATTTGTCACGCGCGCAACATCAAAATTTGGCATGACTTTGACACATTAACTGTACGTTGTGGTCTGCCCCAAAATGATGCATGGCACTGGCTCTAATTTTTTGATCAAAAAAGGGGAAACATTTCATTTCATAATGGGCAACAAACCCAATAGGAGGCCTGCCCCAAAATGTGAGCACTAAATCCTATAATAGCTAGTTTGAGCTTCTCCAatagggatgacaaaaatccccagcggggcggagctccattggatacccgcccctaatggaGGGAGAATTcagggacaaatggggaatgggaatggggatctccaatccccgctatctaagattggggatggggcggggatggtattatGATCCCCatctccaaacccgccccaataatatatacatatatttaacttatatatattttaattaattttttaatataaatcacaaatatatacatttactactttactttaatggctacacttttactttaatggtgttttgacttttgcactcactgaattatgatttatgaatttaatcatgtattaaatttatttgttgtagattttgattttaaaaaaggcaatataagaaaaaattattttatttattaaattcttattggggatttggggcgggtttggaggcttaggggggtgtattcaattcagattttaaaagactttgtttgagtttttataatccatggatttacttaatccacggattgtttaaattctatatggactctgattaattctaatggattgatttactagtatttgtttagattttacaaatccttatgatgtttttggtaggttaattttttttttcttcttcttctttaattaagcaatggatgtatggatccaactataatgctatatcaatgacaAGAAAGTATgacaatctaccattctttatgttgtgtatattgatatatgaacaataagagaaaactaaccagccaaaatgttacacaaaaaataaagtagtaaactaatgacataatttatttcatatctaatttacaaaagaatcatgtgtgtatgtatcatcttaataataccattgaaagtgagcttcattagctagaaggattaaggcttctagAGCTacagtgataaaaataaaataaaaaattattagatgagagcagaggtaGAGGAAGATAATGGGAAAataggtctaagacaaaatggatgagtgtcacctattgagacttgctttttttttttttttttttttgggtgaagaggttcttcattttttgagtgagaaagaatccatcaaaatcttttgggaagtggttggattgtttttgagttttgatatgtataaaaagcactataaaatcctcaaaaatccagcatttaatgaaatccttaaaaatccgtatacttttgaatatcagcagatttgaatggataattttaaatcttaattgaatacatcaagattttaaatgactgtttaaaatctcagttgaatacccatagacttctaaaatacaaaaaaatcttgtagactcttaattgaatacaccccccttagtccccagtggggatggggacggggaatccccaatatatttttattggggatttgggcaGGGATGGGGTTAGAGAATGACctcggggatggggatggtattgtgatccccatccccaacacaataccatccccaacccgccccattgccataTCCCTATTCTCCAATAAATGTGCAAGTCATAATATGTACCAAGTAATCATATGTCTATGGCAGTTGTACTACGCTATGTACATTCATTGGAGATGCATGCGCTATTGATCTTATGGCACATACCAATTTATATTTATGTTATTCACTCGTACGTACTGCATAACATACCTATTTACTAATGTTTATGGAAGTTTGGTAAAAAGATATCGCAAATCTTTATTCTaatgtaattaaggatcaacCTTACTGATCTTTAGTCATTAACCTTCAGAATTAATCAGGTAGGTACAATTCTTATGGAAGTTTAGTAAAAAGATATGGCAGAGATCTTTTGTTTCTAAGGTTTAACCTTTCTGATCTCTAATCATTATAACTTCAGAATTAATCAAGTATGTAATCACCTATAATTAACTTGTttaatatagaaaaaaaaaggttgtcGAACTAAATTCCAAACTCAGAGCAGTGATTGGAACCTAGTCGTGATTTCAGACGAGCAACCCACCAAAACATTTCTACTTACCAAAAAAAGGTCACCGTTACCTCAAACGAGGTTTTACCGCCATTTTCTCCTATAAGCTCTCGGAATCCTAATTGATTTCCTTTCTCTCCACAATCACCATAAGAGGCTAGCAAGCACCAAACAACCTTGCTATATTATTTAAACGGCATTGGAGAACCATCATTCACAAACCACAAGCACATTCTCAATGGCTTCCAATAATATGACTTTGATGACATTCTTCCTCATCATCTCCCTCGCTTTTTTCATCCTCCCTCAAACCCAAGCCAGAGTACTACTGTCCGAAACGCAAGCAACTCCGGCCACCGGCTTCCTCTTTCCGAAAGCTGAGTCCACAGTTCTCCCTGACCCTTCACCATTCTTTGCCCCAAGCCTCCTCCAAACCCCACTCCCCACAAACTCTTTCTTCCAAAACTTTGTACTCAACAATGGCGACCAGCCCGAATATTTCCACCCCTACCATTTCAGATCCTCCaactcctccctctctctctcctaccCGACTCGCCTTGCCACCTCCGCTTCCA encodes the following:
- the LOC133726341 gene encoding glucan endo-1,3-beta-D-glucosidase 1-like, producing MLYKHNQFTITAPMASSKMTLFMFILALSFSFLQTQARVLLSKPAPAGFPFPQTQSTVVPDPSPFFASNLLQTPLPTNSFFQNFVLNNGDVAEYFHPYSFRFSNSSLTLSYPTRIATSASVLQNFTADLSISATQNNQQGHQVVSSFSDLGVTLDIPSSNLRFFLVKGSPYLTCNVSNPTALSISTTHAITTLSPNTDRNKYTISLNNNQTWLLYSSSPIGLTNSNPSLITSDSFSGVIRVALLPGSDFEKVLDQHSSSYPVSGEALLTEAFTLEYTWEKAGNGDLLMLAHPLHLQLLSVKDRNVTVLDQFKYRSIDGDLVGIVGDSWVLKTQLIPVTWHSINGIKDNASIPDIIAALSKDVQAITSTPISITASYFYGKLIAKAARLALIAEEVGSNDVIPTITKFLEDAVEPWLSGTFAGNGFLYEGKWGGLVTKNGAVDKNADFGFGIYNDHHYHIGYFLYAISVVAKLDHAWGLKYKEQAYSLAGDFMNLNRQPDSSYPRLRNFDLYNLHSWAGGLTEFADGRNQESTSEAVNAYYSAALMGLAYGDTNLTATASLLAALEIQAAQKWWHVHQGDNMYEDVFSSANAITGVVWSNKRDTGLWFAPPESKEIRLGIQVLPISPITEVLFSNVSYVKELVEWTAPALTREGVTDAWRGFDYSLEGIYNKQDALQKIENLGGFDDGNSLTNLLWWIHSRG